The window GCCAGCAGTGTTTGTCACGAAGAATTGAAAACATTACTGAGATGAAAAGAGAAGTAGCGGCTTGGGAATCAGAAAGAAATGATGCAGGGGCTAAAGTGGATTGGCAATTTACGACCCCAGATGCAAGAATTAAACTGAAACGACTTTATCCATCAATTAAGTAGCGACAGAGCACTAGCATAAAGGTTAAAATAGTGTATAGGGTTCTGCAAAATAGGATTTGAGGGAGACAACAAATAAATATTAAATATCAAAATGCAAAATTACAAATCAAATTTCAAAGAGGAAGTAGCAGGGTTTCTCAAAGAGTTGGAGGAATATAGTTGATAGTAGATAGTTGATAGTTGAAGGACTATAAACCATAAACTATAAACCATAAACTATCAACTATAAACTATAAACGAGTTTTGCATTTTGCTCTTTGGAGGAAATCCCTTTTGGACACCAAATCTGCATAGATTTCACTATTAGAGTTATTTTTCAGACACCACCGAAATCCGAACCCCGAACCCCTATTTTCAAGAGAAAGGATAGTATCACCGTGTATCATAAAGAAATACTTCCAAACGGCATCAGGATAGTTATTGAAGAAATACCTGATGTCCGTTCTGTATGTATCGGTGTGTGGGTCAGTGTTGGCTCACGGGATGAGAAAGCCGAAGAGAATGGTATTTCCCATTTTCTTGAGCATATGATTTTCAAAGGCACAAAGTCAAAAACCGCTTTACAGATTGCTCAAATAATGGATTCTATGGGTGGACATATCGACGCCGCTACAGGCCGAGAACACACCTGTTACTATGCTAAAATCCTGGATAAACATCTTCCAAAGACAATAGACCTGCTGGCAGATATATTTTTTAATTCTCTATTTAGCCCGGTTGAGATAGAAAAAGAAAAACAGGTGATTATCGAAGAAATAAAGATGTATGAAGACACCCCGGATGATTTAATTCATGACATATTTATTCAAACCATCTGGGATAACCATCCATTAGGACAACCCATCTGGGGCAATGTCGAGGTTATTAAAAATATAACTCAAAAAAAACTAATCAACTTCTGGAATTCTCGTTATACCCCTGATGAAATACTTATTGCCGTCGCAGGACATATTCAGAGAGATGCGGTTATTGAGCAATTATTCAAAGCCTTTAGCCATCATCGCGGTCTAAAGTGGCGCACGAGTTTAAATAATATTCCAGAATTTCGAGCGTGTTCAGTTTGCCAATTTCGTGAATTGGAACAAGTCCACCTATGTCTGGGAACTCGTGGACTCCCATCGACACACAAAGATAGATTTGTCCTGAGGGTTTTGAGTACTATTTTAGGCATGGGGATGAGTTCAAGGTTATTTCAAAAAATTCGGGAAGAAAATGCTTTAGCTTATAATGTTCATGCCTATCCCGCCTCTTATAAAAATGGCGGGGCTTTAGTCGTCTATGTGGGTGTCAATCCTAAAAATTATAAAGAAGCCACAAAGATAATCCTGAATGAATTCAATGAATTGAAAAACAAATTAGTTGAGGAAGAGGAATTGATTAATGCAAAGGAAAAACTTAAAGGGGCAATTTGTTTAAACGCAGAAGATACCGCTTATCGAATGAGTCGGCTGGCAGAACAAGAAATTCATTTCAACAGATTTTTTAGTATTGATGAGACATTAGAGTTAATTGATAAAGTTCAGTTAATGGATATCC of the bacterium genome contains:
- a CDS encoding pitrilysin family protein, which codes for MYHKEILPNGIRIVIEEIPDVRSVCIGVWVSVGSRDEKAEENGISHFLEHMIFKGTKSKTALQIAQIMDSMGGHIDAATGREHTCYYAKILDKHLPKTIDLLADIFFNSLFSPVEIEKEKQVIIEEIKMYEDTPDDLIHDIFIQTIWDNHPLGQPIWGNVEVIKNITQKKLINFWNSRYTPDEILIAVAGHIQRDAVIEQLFKAFSHHRGLKWRTSLNNIPEFRACSVCQFRELEQVHLCLGTRGLPSTHKDRFVLRVLSTILGMGMSSRLFQKIREENALAYNVHAYPASYKNGGALVVYVGVNPKNYKEATKIILNEFNELKNKLVEEEELINAKEKLKGAICLNAEDTAYRMSRLAEQEIHFNRFFSIDETLELIDKVQLMDIQRIAQDLFKSEYLCLTTIGPLSERKGKIMLEC
- a CDS encoding IS630 family transposase, with the translated sequence QQCLSRRIENITEMKREVAAWESERNDAGAKVDWQFTTPDARIKLKRLYPSIK